In Saccharothrix violaceirubra, the following are encoded in one genomic region:
- a CDS encoding S1C family serine protease — translation MADDIPAPRGPLETRSPFWRRTGTVVTSAALAAALFGGIAGGVVGYSSAEAPVTPTATGTTVARQTSTSTGFDVSAIAAKALPSVVQINVTTTQGEGLGSGVVLNADGRILTNNHVVSGARQVTVTLADGRTVDAEVVGTDPNSDLAVVQATDAGNLTPATFADSDQVHIGDQVVAIGSPEGLQGTVTTGIVSALDRTVTVPGTGRRTVSYQAIQTDASINPGNSGGPLINAAGEVVGINSAIYSPATDGGEAGSVGIGFAIPSNQVTQILSRLG, via the coding sequence ATGGCAGACGACATTCCCGCCCCCCGCGGGCCCCTGGAGACACGGTCGCCGTTCTGGCGGCGGACCGGCACCGTGGTGACTTCGGCGGCCCTCGCAGCCGCCCTGTTCGGCGGCATCGCCGGTGGCGTGGTCGGCTACTCCAGCGCCGAGGCACCCGTCACACCGACCGCGACCGGCACGACGGTCGCGCGGCAGACGAGCACGTCGACCGGCTTCGACGTCAGCGCGATCGCCGCCAAGGCCCTGCCCAGCGTCGTACAGATCAACGTCACGACCACGCAGGGCGAGGGCCTCGGCTCCGGCGTCGTCCTGAACGCAGACGGCCGAATCCTCACCAACAACCACGTCGTGTCCGGCGCCCGCCAGGTGACCGTGACCCTCGCCGACGGCCGCACCGTCGACGCCGAGGTCGTCGGCACCGACCCGAACAGCGACCTCGCCGTCGTCCAGGCCACCGACGCCGGCAACCTCACCCCGGCGACCTTTGCCGACTCCGACCAGGTCCACATCGGTGACCAGGTCGTAGCGATCGGTTCACCCGAAGGTCTCCAGGGCACTGTCACGACCGGCATCGTCAGCGCCCTGGACCGCACCGTCACCGTCCCCGGCACGGGCCGACGCACGGTGAGCTACCAGGCGATCCAGACCGACGCCTCCATCAACCCCGGCAACTCGGGCGGCCCGCTGATCAACGCGGCCGGCGAGGTCGTCGGGATCAACTCGGCCATCTACTCGCCCGCCACCGACGGCGGCGAGGCCGGCAGTGTCGGCATTGGCTTCGCGATCCCCTCGAACCAGGTCACCCAGATCCTCTCCCGGTTGGGATGA
- a CDS encoding putative bifunctional diguanylate cyclase/phosphodiesterase translates to MVGQTDAVPPRHDNVLAFDAACDDFARSWASALGPPTRSDLDRDHLVALLGRLTEQLHDALTGPAYPTTTVHGVGRALVEHGFVSVTALERSIAHVGTCLVPAFGLPDDQAAHLMAVLGGIAAGYAEASREHTFDSTERELRHTSRDSEARFRALFRASGVAIVITGLDGGLREFNDALLSLLGYDDATTLAATNARDLFHLNDQADLDSALATLASGVREHVRSEKRMLRSDGEVVDVLVGISLVRDEGTPAYHVMLVENLDEVRALQHQLLRQSLRDPHTGLANRAQFLGWVEGAVGGFGPTTAALVVFDLDGFRVVNDAFGHETGNRVLIEVANHLRSVFGADGRVARIGADEFGVLVHDPTDVATVVAQVEEAIDLFSEALWIGDYGIGVAASVGIVVAQTRGADPVELLRRATVTLGWAKDEGKAQWALYDPARDDREQELLRLAASIAGGLEQDEFRVDYEPVYALPSRTVVAVETRLRWDHPVLGLLDTTTMLSVLSLATVTGMVVRLGRWVLERACSDAGEWYRRFGPAAPVLTMDLTARQCQEPELVAEVRRALRAAELPASLLQFELGESVPTLVSDDQAEELTILTDDGVRLVLAQISDTLPADRLRRLPVSGIKVQGIPDPTLPDTARRAGLALHACGITTEDEAAALLDLGVTAAQGPLFGPGPLDADQVATILGES, encoded by the coding sequence ATGGTCGGACAGACAGACGCCGTGCCGCCAAGGCACGACAACGTCCTCGCGTTCGACGCCGCCTGCGACGACTTCGCACGCAGCTGGGCCTCGGCCCTGGGCCCGCCGACCCGGTCCGACCTCGACCGCGACCACCTCGTAGCCCTGCTCGGCCGCCTGACCGAACAGCTCCACGACGCCCTCACCGGCCCCGCCTATCCGACCACGACCGTGCACGGCGTCGGACGGGCACTGGTCGAGCACGGATTCGTCTCGGTCACCGCGCTGGAACGGTCGATCGCCCACGTCGGCACCTGCCTCGTACCCGCGTTCGGTCTGCCCGACGACCAGGCCGCCCACCTGATGGCCGTGCTCGGCGGAATCGCCGCCGGCTACGCCGAGGCATCCCGCGAGCACACGTTCGACTCGACCGAACGCGAGCTACGACACACGTCGCGCGACAGCGAAGCTCGCTTCCGTGCCCTGTTCCGAGCGTCCGGCGTGGCGATCGTGATCACCGGACTCGACGGCGGACTACGAGAGTTCAACGACGCCCTCCTCTCCCTTCTCGGGTATGACGACGCGACCACCCTGGCCGCGACCAACGCGCGCGATCTCTTCCACCTCAACGACCAGGCCGACCTCGACTCGGCGTTGGCCACGCTCGCCTCCGGTGTGCGCGAACACGTGCGCTCCGAGAAGCGCATGCTCCGCTCCGACGGCGAGGTCGTCGACGTCCTCGTCGGCATCTCCCTGGTCCGCGACGAAGGCACGCCCGCGTACCACGTGATGCTGGTCGAGAACCTCGACGAGGTCCGCGCACTCCAACACCAACTGCTCCGGCAGAGCCTGCGCGACCCGCACACCGGCCTCGCCAACCGCGCCCAGTTCCTCGGTTGGGTCGAAGGCGCGGTCGGCGGTTTCGGCCCGACCACCGCCGCTCTCGTCGTGTTCGACCTCGACGGCTTCCGTGTGGTCAACGACGCCTTCGGCCACGAGACCGGCAACCGCGTCCTGATCGAGGTCGCCAACCACCTGCGGTCGGTGTTCGGTGCCGACGGCCGCGTCGCCCGGATCGGCGCGGACGAGTTCGGGGTACTCGTCCACGACCCGACCGACGTGGCCACCGTCGTCGCACAGGTCGAGGAAGCGATCGATCTGTTCTCCGAAGCCCTGTGGATCGGCGACTACGGCATCGGTGTCGCGGCGAGCGTCGGCATCGTCGTCGCCCAGACCCGAGGCGCCGACCCCGTCGAACTCCTGCGCCGTGCCACCGTGACCCTCGGCTGGGCCAAGGACGAGGGCAAAGCGCAGTGGGCACTCTACGACCCGGCACGCGACGACCGCGAACAGGAACTACTCCGACTCGCCGCCTCCATCGCGGGAGGCTTGGAGCAGGACGAATTCCGCGTCGACTACGAGCCCGTCTACGCATTGCCCTCGCGCACCGTGGTCGCGGTCGAGACCCGCTTGCGCTGGGACCACCCGGTGCTCGGCCTGCTCGACACCACCACGATGCTCTCGGTCCTGTCACTGGCCACGGTCACCGGCATGGTCGTCCGTCTCGGTCGGTGGGTCCTCGAACGCGCCTGCTCCGACGCGGGCGAGTGGTACCGCCGATTCGGCCCGGCCGCACCCGTGCTGACCATGGACCTGACCGCACGCCAGTGCCAGGAACCGGAACTCGTCGCCGAGGTCCGCCGCGCCCTGCGCGCCGCCGAATTGCCTGCCTCCCTCCTCCAGTTCGAACTCGGTGAAAGCGTTCCGACGCTGGTAAGCGACGACCAGGCCGAAGAGCTGACGATCCTCACCGACGACGGGGTCCGCCTCGTACTGGCACAGATCTCCGACACGCTCCCCGCCGACCGCCTGCGTCGGCTTCCGGTGAGCGGCATCAAGGTCCAGGGCATCCCGGACCCGACACTGCCCGACACCGCCCGCCGCGCCGGTCTGGCGCTGCACGCGTGCGGCATCACCACCGAGGACGAGGCCGCCGCACTCCTCGACCTCGGGGTGACCGCGGCCCAAGGACCGTTGTTCGGCCCCGGCCCGCTCGACGCCGACCAGGTCGCCACGATTCTTGGCGAGTCCTGA
- a CDS encoding ABC transporter substrate-binding protein produces the protein MTAVRTKCLVALTMLLALVVSGCGTGETPLPGAAEKPSENPVAEVVKDDAAAALLPANVRDAGVVKFGVSVGGTGPSSYFSDDNKTPIGLDIDIADAVGKVLGVRVEREIASFENILPGLTSDKYQVGTGNFGVTEARKKTIDFATYINDGQGFAIRKDDTRFTEIKKLDQLCGLKVGTGAGTTFEATLEKEKHVCTDAGKPAYEVLSFSENSAIYLGLQQKHIDVIMSTINGLRFAATKQPNLKFLGEFKRLDVGFAFRKDSPLAPAFQAAVNKLIENGTYSKILAKWGTQDSAIPRSEISPPEHS, from the coding sequence GTGACCGCTGTGCGCACGAAGTGCCTGGTGGCGTTGACGATGCTGCTCGCCTTGGTGGTGAGCGGCTGCGGCACGGGCGAGACCCCGTTGCCGGGCGCGGCCGAGAAGCCGTCGGAGAACCCGGTCGCCGAGGTCGTGAAGGACGACGCGGCGGCGGCACTGCTGCCGGCGAACGTCCGCGACGCGGGTGTGGTCAAGTTCGGCGTGTCGGTCGGCGGCACGGGCCCGTCGTCGTACTTCTCGGACGACAACAAGACCCCGATCGGCCTGGACATCGACATCGCCGACGCGGTGGGCAAGGTCCTCGGCGTGCGGGTCGAGCGGGAGATCGCCAGCTTCGAGAACATCCTCCCGGGGTTGACCAGCGACAAGTACCAGGTGGGCACCGGAAACTTCGGCGTCACCGAGGCGCGGAAGAAGACGATCGACTTCGCCACGTACATCAACGACGGGCAGGGCTTCGCCATCCGCAAGGACGACACGAGGTTCACCGAGATCAAGAAGCTGGACCAGCTCTGCGGCCTGAAGGTGGGCACGGGCGCGGGCACCACCTTCGAGGCGACGTTGGAGAAGGAGAAGCACGTCTGCACCGACGCCGGCAAACCGGCGTACGAGGTGCTGAGCTTCTCCGAGAACTCCGCGATCTACCTGGGGCTCCAGCAGAAGCACATCGACGTGATCATGAGCACGATCAACGGCCTCAGGTTCGCCGCCACCAAGCAGCCGAACCTGAAGTTCCTGGGCGAGTTCAAGCGCCTCGACGTCGGCTTCGCCTTCCGCAAGGACTCGCCCTTGGCACCGGCGTTTCAGGCAGCGGTGAACAAGCTGATCGAGAACGGCACCTACTCCAAGATCCTCGCCAAGTGGGGCACCCAGGACTCGGCCATCCCCCGCTCGGAGATCAGCCCGCCGGAACACTCCTGA
- a CDS encoding GNAT family N-acetyltransferase: MSRSLGALDVRRVTLADPLVTPMLDELLFEYTTRYGPGAVDEMTRYPADAFEPPHGTLLLLLEEGVPVAGGAFKRYDARTAEAKRIWTAAAHRRRGLARRVMAELEREAASYGYRRMYLTTGPRQPEARDLYLATGYTALFDVANPPTVGPLPFEKDLG; encoded by the coding sequence ATGAGCCGATCGCTGGGGGCGTTGGACGTGCGGCGGGTGACGCTGGCGGACCCGCTCGTCACGCCGATGCTCGACGAGCTGCTGTTCGAGTACACGACCCGCTACGGCCCCGGTGCCGTCGACGAGATGACCCGCTACCCGGCCGACGCGTTCGAGCCGCCGCACGGCACCCTGCTCCTCCTGCTGGAGGAGGGCGTGCCGGTCGCCGGCGGGGCGTTCAAGCGGTACGACGCCCGCACCGCGGAGGCCAAGCGCATCTGGACGGCCGCCGCGCACCGCCGGCGCGGCCTGGCCCGTCGGGTGATGGCCGAGCTCGAGCGGGAGGCGGCCTCCTACGGCTACCGCCGCATGTACCTGACCACGGGCCCACGGCAGCCCGAGGCACGCGACCTGTACCTGGCCACGGGGTACACGGCGTTGTTCGACGTGGCGAATCCACCGACCGTCGGGCCGTTGCCCTTCGAGAAAGACCTGGGGTGA
- a CDS encoding LLM class flavin-dependent oxidoreductase has product MPVEFLGIGGTNDGSETAPRTAGSFDKEYTLRLARAHEEHGWDRVLFAYGSGAPDPAQAAAYVATKLDRLQILLAHRPNVSYPTFAAKTFATLDQISDGRLTVHFITGGTDHEQQREGDYLTKDDRYSRTREYIGIVKKAWTSRTPFDHSGEHYRFADFVSDVFPVQQPRPGVSFGGSSPAAYRAGGAEADIFCLWGEPLADTAAQIESVRQAAREAGRTDVPRIQVAFRPILGATEELAWEKAHRIVGAIKERTAGGKALTRRHSLTKPENTGSQRLLEIAARGERHDRALWTPTAAATGGAGNSNALVGTPETVAAALLDYVDLGVDIISARGYDLLDDAIDFGRYVIPIVREEVAKRDRESRASVESIAVDG; this is encoded by the coding sequence GTGCCTGTTGAGTTCCTGGGGATAGGCGGCACGAACGACGGTTCGGAGACGGCCCCTCGCACCGCTGGTTCGTTCGACAAGGAGTACACGCTGCGGTTGGCCCGCGCCCACGAGGAGCACGGGTGGGACCGGGTGCTGTTCGCGTACGGCTCGGGGGCGCCCGACCCGGCGCAGGCCGCCGCCTACGTGGCCACGAAGCTCGACCGGTTGCAGATCCTGTTGGCGCACCGGCCCAACGTGTCGTACCCGACGTTCGCGGCCAAGACGTTCGCCACGCTCGACCAGATCAGCGACGGCAGGCTGACGGTGCACTTCATCACCGGCGGCACGGACCACGAGCAGCAGCGCGAAGGCGACTACCTGACCAAGGACGACCGGTACTCGCGGACCCGCGAGTACATCGGGATCGTGAAGAAGGCGTGGACGTCGCGCACTCCGTTCGACCACTCGGGCGAGCACTACCGGTTCGCGGACTTCGTGAGCGACGTGTTCCCCGTCCAGCAGCCCCGACCGGGCGTCTCGTTCGGCGGTTCCTCGCCGGCCGCCTACCGGGCGGGAGGGGCGGAAGCGGACATCTTCTGCCTGTGGGGCGAGCCGCTCGCGGACACGGCCGCGCAGATCGAGTCGGTGCGACAGGCCGCGCGGGAGGCGGGGCGGACGGACGTGCCGCGCATCCAGGTGGCGTTCCGGCCGATCCTGGGCGCCACGGAGGAACTGGCGTGGGAGAAGGCGCACCGGATCGTGGGCGCGATCAAGGAGCGCACGGCGGGTGGCAAAGCGCTGACCAGGCGGCACTCGTTGACCAAGCCGGAGAACACCGGCTCGCAGCGCCTGCTGGAGATCGCGGCCCGGGGTGAACGCCACGACCGTGCACTGTGGACGCCCACGGCGGCGGCGACGGGCGGCGCGGGCAACTCGAACGCGCTGGTCGGCACGCCGGAGACGGTGGCCGCGGCGTTGCTGGACTACGTCGACCTGGGCGTGGACATCATCTCGGCGCGCGGCTACGACCTGCTCGACGACGCGATCGACTTCGGCCGCTACGTGATCCCGATCGTGCGGGAGGAGGTCGCCAAGCGCGACCGGGAGTCCCGCGCGTCGGTCGAGTCGATCGCGGTCGACGGATGA
- a CDS encoding amino acid ABC transporter permease produces the protein MTASTDVAPKQSGRTAAKIVPLRRPWRWASAALVSVAVLLLLWSVVTNDQFQWDVVAAYFTTEAVLRGLWLTLWLTAVTMVLGFAIGGVLAVMRLSGNPVLSSVAWGYIWLFRAVPLLVQLLFWFNIGMLYPALGGDAPLIGPLTAVILGLTLHEAAYAAEIVRGGILSVDRGQVEAALALGMGHGRILRRIVLPQAMRSIVPAAGNALIGTLKGTSIVSVLAVQDLLYSVQLIYNRNYLIIPLLLVATVWYVIVTSLLSIGQHYVERYYSRGAGRQS, from the coding sequence ATGACCGCCTCGACCGACGTCGCGCCGAAACAATCCGGCCGCACCGCCGCGAAGATCGTCCCCCTGCGCCGCCCGTGGCGCTGGGCGTCGGCCGCCCTCGTGTCCGTCGCCGTGCTTCTGCTGCTGTGGTCCGTGGTGACCAACGACCAGTTCCAGTGGGACGTCGTCGCCGCCTACTTCACCACCGAGGCCGTGCTGCGCGGCCTGTGGCTCACGCTCTGGCTGACGGCCGTCACGATGGTGCTCGGCTTCGCGATCGGCGGCGTGCTCGCCGTGATGCGGCTGTCCGGAAACCCGGTGCTGTCGTCGGTCGCCTGGGGCTACATCTGGCTGTTCCGGGCGGTCCCGCTGCTGGTCCAGCTCCTGTTCTGGTTCAACATCGGCATGCTCTACCCGGCGTTGGGCGGTGACGCGCCGCTCATCGGCCCGCTCACCGCCGTCATCCTCGGCTTGACGCTGCACGAGGCCGCGTACGCCGCGGAGATCGTGCGCGGCGGCATCCTGTCGGTGGACCGGGGCCAGGTCGAGGCCGCGCTCGCGCTGGGCATGGGCCACGGCCGCATCCTGCGCCGCATCGTGCTCCCGCAGGCCATGCGCTCGATCGTCCCGGCCGCCGGCAACGCCCTGATCGGCACGTTGAAGGGTACGTCGATCGTGAGCGTCCTGGCGGTCCAGGACCTGCTCTACTCCGTGCAGCTCATCTACAACCGCAACTACCTCATCATCCCGCTCCTGCTGGTCGCGACGGTCTGGTACGTGATCGTCACGAGTCTGCTGAGCATCGGTCAGCACTACGTGGAGCGCTACTACTCGCGTGGCGCGGGAAGGCAGTCGTGA
- a CDS encoding amino acid ABC transporter ATP-binding protein: protein MTVAVQVTDLHKSFGGTEVLRGVDLSVRRGEVTCVIGPSGSGKSTLLRCLNHLEKLDHGEIEVDGELIGYRRHNGRLHELRERAVTRQRAGIGMVFQGFHLFGHLTVLQNVVEAPIGVLGVPRAEAEKHARELIARVGLAGREGAYPRQLSGGQQQRVAIARALAMRPKVMLFDEPTSALDPELVGEVLEVMRGLAAEGMTMVVVTHEIGFAREVADTVVFLDQGLVVEQGPPAAVIDAPTHERTREFLARVR from the coding sequence GTGACGGTCGCGGTCCAGGTCACCGACCTGCACAAGAGCTTCGGCGGCACCGAGGTGCTGCGCGGTGTCGACCTGTCGGTCCGACGGGGCGAGGTCACGTGCGTGATCGGCCCGTCGGGCTCGGGCAAGAGCACCCTGCTGCGGTGCCTGAACCACCTGGAGAAGCTCGACCACGGCGAGATCGAGGTGGACGGCGAGCTGATCGGCTACCGCCGGCACAACGGCCGCCTCCACGAGCTGAGGGAACGCGCCGTCACGCGGCAGCGCGCGGGCATCGGCATGGTGTTCCAGGGCTTCCACCTGTTCGGGCACCTGACCGTGCTCCAGAACGTGGTCGAGGCGCCGATCGGCGTGCTCGGCGTGCCCCGGGCGGAGGCCGAGAAGCACGCGCGCGAGCTGATCGCCCGGGTGGGCCTGGCCGGTCGCGAGGGCGCCTACCCCCGGCAGCTCTCCGGCGGCCAGCAGCAACGCGTGGCCATCGCACGGGCGTTGGCCATGCGCCCCAAAGTGATGCTGTTCGACGAACCGACGTCCGCGCTGGACCCGGAACTGGTCGGCGAGGTGCTCGAGGTCATGCGGGGCCTGGCCGCCGAGGGGATGACCATGGTCGTGGTGACGCACGAGATCGGTTTCGCCCGCGAGGTCGCCGACACCGTGGTGTTCCTCGACCAGGGCCTGGTGGTGGAGCAGGGTCCGCCCGCCGCGGTGATCGACGCCCCGACGCACGAGCGGACCAGGGAATTCCTCGCGAGGGTCCGATGA
- a CDS encoding FAD/NAD(P)-binding protein, which yields MTVPVVVLAGGGPRAAGLLERLGANASVFGGPLEVHVVDPFPAGAGRVWRHEQSGLLRMNSMAEDVTVFTDDSVVCEGPIVPGPSLAEWAAGPALSEVDLDSEVRAELLALTPRSFPSRRVQSAYLKWFLGVAAASLPEGSVVRVHPHRVVGLDGDSAERQRVRLDGVDEPIVADVVVLTLGHLDNEIDPEHAALAAYAAEHGLTYLPPDYTADTDLSAVPAGEDIVVRGMGLAFVDLFVLLAEGRGGVFERVDGTLVYRPSGREPRLHVGSRRGVPYHSKTGYKLQGVPPEPPKFFHAEEILALPGDLQFRSQLWPSMARDIAYSYYRELFTGHPSRVTTDWETFSARFGELDWYSDGMRELVARSVPADEDRLDFERLDRPIAGVVFDDSAALQEYLRGYVEADVARRSDTAYSADLGAFFGLLGVYGQLPGVLASGRLRGDNGWWHGFFSYQASGPPPERLEELLALSRAGIVTFLGADVWVRAEDGVFLAGGASVPGHVVRARGLIEARLPEHSLDRTADPLLRSLRDAGEVFDAEGQVRVAADDCRVLDASGVPHARRFAIGPYTNNKAYAAFARPRTNAPAFRQNDLVARAVLKFLS from the coding sequence ATGACCGTTCCGGTGGTCGTGCTGGCCGGCGGCGGTCCGCGCGCGGCCGGGCTGCTGGAACGGCTCGGTGCCAACGCCTCGGTGTTCGGCGGCCCGCTGGAGGTGCACGTCGTCGACCCGTTCCCGGCGGGTGCCGGCCGGGTGTGGCGGCACGAGCAGTCGGGGCTGCTGCGGATGAACTCGATGGCCGAGGACGTCACCGTGTTCACCGACGACAGCGTGGTGTGCGAGGGGCCGATCGTGCCCGGTCCGTCGCTCGCCGAGTGGGCAGCCGGCCCGGCACTGTCCGAAGTGGACCTCGATTCGGAGGTGCGGGCGGAGCTGCTCGCGTTGACGCCGCGTTCGTTCCCGAGTCGCCGCGTGCAGAGCGCGTACCTCAAGTGGTTCCTGGGCGTCGCGGCTGCGTCGTTGCCCGAGGGAAGCGTGGTGCGTGTGCACCCGCACCGGGTCGTCGGGCTGGACGGGGATTCCGCCGAGCGCCAACGCGTCCGGCTCGACGGCGTCGACGAGCCCATCGTGGCGGACGTCGTCGTGCTGACGTTGGGGCACCTGGACAACGAGATCGACCCCGAGCACGCGGCGTTGGCGGCGTACGCGGCCGAGCACGGGTTGACGTACCTGCCGCCGGACTACACCGCCGACACGGACCTGTCCGCCGTGCCCGCGGGCGAGGACATCGTGGTGCGTGGCATGGGGTTGGCTTTCGTCGACCTCTTCGTGCTGCTGGCCGAGGGGCGCGGCGGGGTGTTCGAGCGCGTCGACGGCACATTGGTGTACCGGCCGTCGGGGCGGGAACCGCGGCTGCACGTCGGTTCACGACGCGGCGTGCCGTACCACTCCAAGACCGGGTACAAGCTCCAGGGCGTGCCGCCCGAGCCGCCGAAGTTCTTCCACGCCGAGGAAATCCTCGCACTTCCGGGTGATCTCCAGTTCCGGTCGCAGCTCTGGCCTTCGATGGCCAGGGACATCGCGTACTCCTACTACCGCGAGCTGTTCACGGGGCACCCGTCGCGCGTCACCACGGACTGGGAGACGTTCTCCGCGCGGTTCGGCGAGCTGGACTGGTACTCCGACGGGATGCGGGAGCTGGTGGCGCGCAGCGTGCCGGCCGACGAGGACCGGCTGGACTTCGAGCGGCTGGACCGGCCGATCGCCGGGGTGGTGTTCGACGATTCGGCGGCGTTGCAGGAGTACCTGCGCGGGTACGTCGAGGCGGACGTCGCGCGGCGTTCCGACACCGCCTACAGCGCGGACCTCGGGGCGTTCTTCGGGCTGTTGGGCGTGTACGGGCAGCTCCCGGGGGTGTTGGCGTCCGGACGGTTGCGTGGTGACAACGGGTGGTGGCACGGGTTCTTCAGCTACCAGGCCAGCGGCCCGCCGCCGGAGCGGTTGGAGGAGCTGCTCGCGTTGTCACGGGCCGGGATCGTGACGTTCCTCGGCGCGGACGTGTGGGTGCGGGCCGAGGACGGCGTCTTCCTCGCGGGCGGGGCGAGCGTGCCCGGTCACGTGGTGCGCGCACGCGGCTTGATCGAGGCGCGGTTGCCGGAGCACAGCCTCGACCGGACGGCCGATCCGCTGCTGCGGTCGTTGCGGGACGCGGGCGAGGTGTTCGACGCGGAGGGCCAGGTGCGGGTGGCGGCCGACGACTGCCGGGTGTTGGACGCTTCGGGCGTGCCGCACGCGCGTAGGTTCGCGATCGGGCCTTACACCAACAACAAGGCCTATGCGGCCTTCGCGCGTCCTCGGACCAACGCGCCCGCGTTCCGGCAGAACGACCTGGTCGCCCGTGCGGTCCTGAAGTTCCTGTCCTGA
- a CDS encoding flavin reductase family protein, which translates to MSDLRTALRDFPQGVGIVTASGPEGPVGVTVSSFTSASMHPPLIVVWIGEGASAWPVLRTAPLFAVHLLHAGQTDLSDLFARTGSDRFGPDTKWESDVDGVPHLLEAPLRLRCRTARRISVGDHVALVGEPLEIQHATGNSPLVRFQGRYTSVA; encoded by the coding sequence ATGAGCGATCTGCGCACGGCGTTGCGTGATTTCCCCCAGGGTGTGGGAATCGTGACCGCTTCGGGTCCCGAGGGACCGGTGGGCGTCACGGTCAGCTCGTTCACCTCGGCGAGCATGCACCCGCCGTTGATCGTGGTGTGGATCGGCGAGGGCGCGTCCGCGTGGCCCGTCCTGCGCACCGCGCCGTTGTTCGCCGTGCACCTGCTGCACGCCGGGCAGACCGACCTGTCGGACCTGTTCGCCCGCACCGGTTCGGACCGCTTCGGGCCGGACACCAAGTGGGAGTCCGATGTGGACGGTGTGCCGCACCTGCTGGAAGCGCCGCTGCGCCTGCGCTGCCGCACGGCCCGCCGCATCTCCGTGGGCGACCACGTGGCACTGGTCGGCGAGCCCCTGGAGATCCAGCACGCCACCGGCAACTCGCCCCTGGTCCGCTTCCAGGGCCGCTACACGTCGGTGGCCTGA
- a CDS encoding NADPH-dependent FMN reductase, producing MTHVVGTLVGNPRPGSRTLNAALALSDAVRTASGGSAGPVVDAAEIATELFAPGSTAVRDALESLSAADILVVASPTYKATYTGLLKAVLDQAPGGWLRGKTVVPLLVAASDRHALAVELHLRPVLVELGGSVPGRGLFLNESALAEPAGLTAGFAELLTEAGWFTTPVGV from the coding sequence GTGACCCACGTAGTCGGCACCCTCGTAGGCAATCCCCGTCCGGGTTCCCGGACGCTGAACGCCGCGCTCGCCCTCTCCGACGCGGTGCGCACCGCGTCGGGCGGTTCCGCCGGACCGGTGGTCGACGCGGCCGAGATCGCGACGGAACTGTTCGCGCCCGGTTCGACGGCGGTGCGGGACGCGCTGGAGTCGTTGTCTGCGGCGGACATCCTCGTGGTGGCGTCGCCGACGTACAAGGCGACCTACACCGGCCTGCTCAAGGCCGTGCTGGACCAGGCGCCCGGCGGGTGGCTGCGCGGCAAGACCGTCGTGCCGCTGCTGGTGGCCGCGTCCGACCGGCACGCGCTGGCCGTGGAGCTGCACCTGCGGCCCGTGCTGGTCGAGCTGGGCGGTTCGGTGCCGGGACGCGGGCTGTTCCTGAACGAGTCGGCGCTGGCCGAACCCGCCGGGCTGACGGCCGGGTTCGCCGAGCTGCTGACCGAGGCGGGCTGGTTCACGACACCGGTGGGGGTATGA
- a CDS encoding ESX secretion-associated protein EspG — translation MIEPEFLLTPRQLDVVWHDLGAGRLPYPLDVPSLGGTEEDRARLRDEVGQPSPRLADLLLLLGRGRVAVDGVADLGRVVRAVAVSDGARAVLAVIDDDRIGLLEVRPTALAHAVVEILPDGTAGPGNALSLPVTALSQAVTQDFAESDDPWGDAGLGEREALHRAGVSREDATALTELAAGRVAGGQFGVSVGGSRVGALVTWFDTAHGRYLMVNEHGWLSLAPTDNDRIAHRLTTVLSAFA, via the coding sequence GTGATCGAACCGGAGTTCCTGTTGACTCCACGTCAGCTCGACGTGGTGTGGCACGACCTGGGGGCCGGGCGTCTGCCCTACCCCCTGGACGTGCCGAGCCTGGGCGGCACGGAGGAGGACCGCGCGCGGTTGCGCGACGAGGTGGGACAGCCGTCGCCTCGTCTCGCGGACCTCCTCCTGCTGCTCGGCCGGGGTCGGGTCGCCGTCGACGGTGTCGCGGACCTGGGCCGTGTCGTGCGGGCGGTGGCCGTCTCCGACGGCGCCCGCGCCGTGCTCGCCGTGATCGACGACGACCGGATCGGCCTGCTGGAGGTGCGACCGACGGCGCTGGCGCACGCGGTCGTGGAGATCCTCCCCGACGGGACCGCCGGGCCGGGCAACGCGCTGTCGCTGCCGGTCACGGCGTTGAGCCAGGCCGTGACGCAGGACTTCGCCGAGTCGGACGACCCGTGGGGCGACGCCGGGCTCGGCGAGCGCGAGGCGCTGCACCGGGCCGGGGTGTCGCGCGAGGACGCCACCGCCCTGACGGAACTGGCGGCCGGCCGCGTGGCCGGCGGGCAGTTCGGCGTCTCGGTGGGCGGGTCGCGGGTCGGCGCGTTGGTGACGTGGTTCGACACCGCGCACGGCCGTTACCTGATGGTCAACGAGCACGGCTGGCTCAGCCTCGCGCCGACCGACAACGACCGGATCGCGCACCGGCTGACGACCGTCCTGTCCGCGTTCGCCTAG